The following are from one region of the Arthrobacter sp. TMP15 genome:
- the pth gene encoding aminoacyl-tRNA hydrolase, with protein MSETWLVVGLGNPGPGYSRNRHNIGYMVVEELASRLGTTFTSHKAKALIATGRLAVGGHKLILAKPTTFMNLSGGPTAALAKFYNLPVGNVVAVHDEIDIDFDTVKIKMGGGEGGHNGLRDISRTLGTKEYYRVRAGVGRPPGRGDAASHVLRDFSTTENKSLPFLIDNAADAVELLVNEGLLAAQQKFNV; from the coding sequence ATGAGTGAAACTTGGCTTGTAGTCGGGCTCGGGAACCCCGGGCCCGGCTACAGCCGTAACAGGCACAATATTGGTTACATGGTGGTTGAGGAACTTGCCTCCCGCCTTGGAACCACTTTTACGAGCCATAAAGCCAAGGCGCTAATAGCCACAGGCCGGTTAGCGGTAGGCGGGCACAAACTTATTTTGGCTAAGCCCACCACATTCATGAACCTCAGTGGAGGCCCGACGGCGGCACTGGCTAAGTTCTATAACCTGCCGGTTGGGAACGTGGTTGCCGTCCACGATGAAATCGACATTGATTTTGACACCGTCAAGATCAAAATGGGTGGTGGTGAGGGCGGGCACAATGGTCTGCGTGATATTTCTCGGACGCTCGGCACCAAGGAGTACTACCGTGTACGCGCCGGAGTAGGCCGGCCGCCCGGACGTGGCGATGCGGCCAGCCATGTGCTGCGCGATTTCTCTACAACAGAGAACAAGTCCCTCCCTTTTCTGATTGACAATGCCGCAGACGCCGTTGAGCTGCTGGTTAACGAGGGGTTACTGGCTGCCCAACAGAAGTTTAACGTTTAG
- the glmU gene encoding bifunctional UDP-N-acetylglucosamine diphosphorylase/glucosamine-1-phosphate N-acetyltransferase GlmU encodes MSPQDNTPQDCAGPAAVIVLAAGAGTRMKSRVPKILHTIGGTSMVGHALAAAKGLNPAKLAVVVRHERDLVAAHIAELDDTAQIVDQDEIPGTGRAVQQALTALDAQGLVQGTVVVTYGDVPLLTTELLAELVATHTSDKNAVTVLTAVLEDAAGYGRILRHEDGTVLGIREHKDATDAEREIREINSGIYAFDAGVLRQALTGVTTDNNQGEMYLTDVLSLARNDGGRVAAVSTTDRWQVEGANDRVQLSALGAEHNRRIVQAWMRAGVSVIDPATTWIDSTVQLAQDVTILPGTQLHGLTTVGSDAVVGPDSTLRDVQIAAGAEVTRTHGTGAIIGAGAHVGPFTYLRPGTVLGADGKIGAFYETKNVVIGRGSKLSHLGYAGDAEIGEDTNIGCGNITANFDGVNKHRTVIGSGVRTGSNTVFVAPVNVGDGAFTGAGAIVRKDVPAGALSLTVAPQRNAEGWTSANRPGSVSAQAAANAKN; translated from the coding sequence GTGAGCCCCCAAGACAACACACCTCAAGATTGCGCAGGCCCGGCAGCCGTTATTGTTCTAGCGGCCGGTGCTGGCACTCGGATGAAGTCCCGTGTACCCAAAATTTTGCACACCATAGGTGGCACCTCCATGGTGGGCCATGCACTGGCTGCGGCTAAGGGTCTGAATCCGGCCAAGCTGGCAGTAGTTGTCCGCCACGAACGCGATCTGGTTGCAGCTCACATTGCTGAACTTGATGACACAGCCCAGATTGTTGACCAGGATGAAATTCCCGGGACGGGCCGCGCCGTCCAGCAGGCTTTGACCGCCCTTGACGCCCAGGGGCTTGTGCAGGGCACGGTTGTTGTCACGTACGGTGATGTTCCGCTGCTGACAACCGAACTCCTGGCCGAACTCGTGGCCACGCACACCAGCGATAAGAACGCCGTCACAGTATTGACCGCCGTCCTTGAGGACGCAGCCGGTTATGGCCGCATCTTGCGCCACGAAGATGGCACCGTGTTGGGTATCCGTGAGCATAAGGACGCCACGGATGCAGAACGTGAGATCCGCGAGATCAACTCGGGCATCTACGCCTTTGATGCGGGCGTCCTGCGCCAGGCCCTGACAGGTGTCACCACGGATAACAATCAGGGCGAGATGTACCTCACCGATGTCCTCTCGCTGGCCAGGAACGACGGCGGCCGGGTCGCCGCAGTTTCCACCACCGACCGTTGGCAGGTTGAAGGCGCCAATGATCGGGTGCAGCTCTCAGCCCTCGGCGCAGAACATAACCGCCGCATTGTTCAGGCCTGGATGCGCGCAGGGGTCAGTGTCATTGACCCCGCCACCACCTGGATAGATTCCACTGTGCAGTTGGCCCAGGACGTCACCATCTTGCCCGGCACCCAACTGCACGGGCTAACAACAGTGGGCAGTGACGCCGTCGTAGGTCCGGATTCAACGCTGCGGGACGTGCAGATCGCGGCCGGTGCGGAAGTAACCCGTACGCACGGCACGGGCGCCATCATCGGTGCGGGAGCCCACGTGGGACCGTTCACCTACCTGCGTCCGGGCACCGTTTTGGGTGCGGACGGAAAAATTGGTGCGTTCTATGAGACCAAAAATGTGGTCATTGGCCGCGGCTCCAAACTCTCGCACCTCGGTTATGCCGGGGATGCGGAAATTGGCGAGGACACAAACATTGGCTGCGGGAACATCACGGCCAACTTTGATGGTGTGAACAAGCACCGCACAGTGATCGGCTCCGGAGTACGCACCGGATCCAATACTGTCTTCGTGGCGCCAGTGAACGTTGGCGACGGCGCATTCACCGGCGCCGGCGCCATTGTGCGCAAAGACGTGCCCGCCGGGGCCCTGAGCCTGACTGTGGCTCCACAGCGCAACGCCGAGGGGTGGACCTCAGCCAACCGCCCGGGCAGCGTCTCCGCACAGGCTGCAGCGAATGCCAAAAACTAA
- a CDS encoding 50S ribosomal protein L25/general stress protein Ctc, translating into MSDLDLTGEVRSEFGKGAARRIRRAAQIPAVIYGHGAAPLHLVLPVLETIRAIRSANALLTITIDGEKHLALVKDIQRDPVLQIVEHIDLLTVKKGEKVVVDVPVVLVGEPAPATVVNQEEVVISLSADATNVPVRIEVDINGRAAGQHIHASDLVLPANSELVNDGDLLIVHFADPVVVAEAETTEAAAE; encoded by the coding sequence ATGTCTGATTTGGACCTGACTGGCGAAGTACGCAGCGAATTCGGAAAGGGTGCCGCACGCCGCATCCGCCGCGCAGCACAGATTCCAGCCGTCATCTACGGCCACGGCGCAGCCCCCCTGCACCTGGTCCTTCCGGTACTTGAGACCATCCGCGCCATCCGCTCGGCGAACGCTCTGTTGACCATCACCATCGATGGTGAAAAGCACCTCGCCCTGGTCAAGGACATCCAGCGCGATCCCGTATTGCAGATTGTGGAGCACATCGACCTGCTGACAGTGAAGAAGGGCGAGAAGGTTGTTGTTGACGTTCCCGTTGTTCTTGTTGGCGAGCCCGCACCGGCAACCGTTGTTAACCAGGAAGAAGTTGTTATCAGCCTCTCCGCTGATGCAACCAACGTTCCTGTCCGCATTGAGGTTGACATTAACGGCCGCGCCGCCGGCCAGCACATCCACGCTTCGGATCTGGTTCTGCCTGCCAACTCCGAGCTGGTCAACGACGGCGATCTGCTGATCGTTCACTTCGCAGACCCCGTAGTTGTTGCTGAAGCTGAAACAACAGAAGCAGCTGCTGAGTAA
- a CDS encoding transglycosylase family protein: MSYLKLACQAAVALALVAGLMAFVTANKSVTLVVDGQSSSVRAFGGSVADVLKGADVSVAGADHVTPSLAVAVKDGDTITVNTAKDITVSLDGAEQTVTTTSNKISGLISQLGIAANASISVPADALIASSDDISIITPKQVTLVADGKKTVATTTAQNVSHFLDEVGVSLAETDQLSAPSTAPVVENMVVKVTRVDTAGTANETESVPFETVESVDAKMFKDEKKTLAEGVPGSLEKTFRTVTVDGVVVSRTETGSKVVQEPVAAKISVGSKERPAPKAAPAAEGAVTGAPAPAMSNEAMWDAIAQCESTGNWSINTGNGYYGGLQFDIGSWMANGGGAYAPNASLATKAQQIAVANTYYAKAGLGPWGCAHAVR; this comes from the coding sequence TTGAGCTATCTGAAGCTTGCGTGCCAGGCCGCAGTCGCACTAGCCCTCGTGGCAGGTCTGATGGCCTTTGTCACTGCAAACAAGTCCGTCACCCTTGTGGTGGACGGCCAGAGTAGTTCAGTACGGGCCTTTGGTGGTTCGGTTGCTGACGTACTCAAGGGCGCAGACGTCAGCGTTGCCGGGGCAGATCACGTCACCCCCAGCCTTGCGGTTGCAGTAAAAGACGGGGACACAATCACCGTCAACACGGCCAAGGACATCACGGTGAGCCTAGATGGCGCAGAACAAACTGTCACCACCACCTCAAACAAGATCAGCGGGTTGATCAGCCAGTTGGGCATCGCCGCCAACGCCAGTATCTCCGTACCGGCAGATGCACTGATCGCCAGCTCTGATGACATCAGCATCATCACCCCCAAGCAGGTCACGCTTGTGGCAGACGGCAAAAAAACCGTTGCAACGACTACAGCGCAAAACGTTTCGCACTTCCTGGATGAAGTAGGCGTGAGCCTGGCAGAAACTGACCAACTCTCTGCACCCAGCACCGCCCCTGTGGTGGAGAACATGGTTGTTAAGGTCACCCGCGTTGACACCGCCGGAACCGCCAACGAAACCGAGTCCGTTCCTTTCGAGACTGTGGAGAGCGTTGACGCGAAGATGTTCAAGGATGAAAAGAAGACCCTCGCTGAAGGAGTCCCAGGCTCCCTGGAGAAGACTTTCCGTACGGTCACAGTTGACGGCGTGGTTGTTAGCCGGACCGAAACAGGCTCGAAAGTTGTGCAGGAACCAGTAGCCGCCAAGATTTCTGTGGGTTCCAAGGAACGCCCGGCACCCAAGGCTGCCCCGGCAGCTGAAGGTGCTGTCACCGGTGCGCCAGCCCCGGCCATGTCCAACGAAGCCATGTGGGATGCCATCGCTCAGTGCGAGTCCACCGGCAACTGGTCAATCAACACCGGCAACGGATACTACGGCGGCCTGCAATTCGACATCGGCAGCTGGATGGCCAACGGTGGCGGAGCGTACGCCCCCAATGCAAGCCTTGCTACCAAAGCCCAGCAGATCGCCGTGGCGAACACCTACTACGCCAAGGCAGGTCTCGGCCCGTGGGGCTGTGCCCACGCCGTGCGGTAA
- a CDS encoding ribose-phosphate diphosphokinase, with protein sequence MSELIHNVDKKLVLATGRAHPELAEEVARCLGTELLPMSAYDFANGEIYVRSGESVRGKEVFIIQAHPAPLNNWLMEQLIMVDSMKRASARRITVVAPFYPYSRQDKKGRGREPISARLVADLYKTAGADRIMSVDLHTAQIQGFFDGPVDHLFAIPLLAGHIRKIVGDDDVTVVSPDTGRVRVAEQWAERLGGAPLAFVHKSRDLTVPNQAVSKTVVGQVKGRTCVLIDDMIDTGGTIAGAVRVLKDAGAKDVIIAATHAVFSDPAAERLANCGAREVVVTDTLPIPAEKRFPTLTVLPIAPLLARAIKEVFEDGSVTSLFDGDA encoded by the coding sequence ATGAGCGAATTAATTCATAACGTTGACAAGAAACTGGTGTTGGCTACCGGTCGGGCACACCCGGAGCTGGCTGAGGAAGTGGCACGCTGTTTGGGGACAGAGTTGTTGCCCATGTCAGCCTATGACTTCGCCAACGGTGAGATCTATGTCCGTTCCGGGGAGAGCGTGCGCGGCAAGGAAGTTTTCATCATCCAGGCACACCCCGCTCCGCTGAACAACTGGCTGATGGAGCAGCTGATCATGGTGGATTCCATGAAGCGCGCCTCGGCCCGCCGCATCACAGTGGTTGCCCCGTTCTACCCGTACTCACGCCAGGATAAGAAGGGCCGCGGTCGCGAGCCCATCTCGGCGCGTCTGGTGGCTGACCTGTACAAGACGGCCGGTGCTGACCGCATCATGAGCGTTGACCTGCACACAGCACAGATTCAGGGCTTCTTTGACGGCCCCGTCGATCACCTTTTTGCGATCCCGCTCCTGGCTGGGCACATCCGCAAGATTGTAGGGGACGACGACGTCACTGTGGTTTCCCCGGATACCGGCCGCGTGCGCGTGGCTGAGCAATGGGCCGAGCGGTTGGGTGGTGCCCCCTTGGCGTTCGTGCACAAGTCCCGCGACTTGACTGTGCCTAACCAGGCCGTGTCCAAGACCGTGGTGGGACAGGTCAAGGGCCGTACCTGCGTTTTGATCGATGACATGATTGACACCGGCGGAACCATCGCCGGAGCGGTGCGTGTGCTCAAGGACGCAGGTGCCAAAGATGTCATTATCGCGGCAACCCACGCCGTGTTCTCCGATCCGGCTGCTGAGCGGCTCGCAAATTGTGGCGCGCGCGAAGTTGTTGTCACTGACACGCTGCCCATCCCGGCAGAGAAGCGTTTCCCGACCCTGACGGTCCTGCCTATTGCACCACTGTTGGCCCGTGCCATCAAGGAAGTTTTCGAAGACGGCTCAGTGACCAGCTTGTTCGACGGCGACGCATAG
- a CDS encoding 4-(cytidine 5'-diphospho)-2-C-methyl-D-erythritol kinase, with protein MDPLNKANINTANEDEFGRDPLFAVAPRTLRVRAPGKINASFHVGPLRDDGYHGVASTYLAVSRYEEVIATTKPGTAPTDITVSISDTSSLDADALAGIPLNSGNLAVRAARLVADVAENPCGVHLEIIKHVPIAGGMGGGSADAAATLVACDALWHTGLSREELSLLGAELGADVPFALLGGAAVGLGVGDELTAALAPTPLHWVLVPAGFGLSTPVVYGRLDDLRASAGCTAVEPSQVDAEVLAALRAGDPHALAQCLHNDLQAAAESLAPSLSAVLAQGQELGALASLVSGSGPTVAFLAESSERAGELAEALAKYGHTAWAVEGPVHGAHLVP; from the coding sequence ATGGACCCATTGAACAAGGCGAACATAAACACCGCTAACGAGGACGAGTTTGGCAGAGACCCGCTCTTTGCCGTTGCGCCACGCACGCTCAGAGTGAGAGCTCCGGGGAAAATTAACGCCTCCTTTCACGTGGGACCGCTCCGTGACGATGGCTATCACGGGGTTGCCAGCACGTATTTGGCCGTGTCACGTTATGAAGAAGTCATAGCCACAACCAAGCCAGGCACCGCACCCACAGACATAACCGTGAGCATTAGTGATACCAGCTCGCTTGACGCTGACGCACTAGCGGGCATACCGCTTAATAGCGGCAACTTAGCTGTTAGGGCGGCCAGGCTGGTGGCAGATGTTGCCGAAAACCCCTGTGGCGTCCATCTGGAAATTATTAAACATGTGCCCATTGCCGGCGGTATGGGTGGTGGTTCAGCCGATGCGGCAGCGACTTTAGTTGCCTGCGATGCGCTCTGGCACACAGGGCTTTCTCGGGAGGAACTCTCCCTTTTGGGTGCCGAACTGGGCGCAGACGTGCCGTTCGCGCTCTTGGGGGGTGCCGCCGTCGGACTGGGAGTGGGGGATGAGCTGACAGCGGCTCTGGCACCCACACCGCTGCACTGGGTACTGGTGCCAGCAGGCTTTGGTTTGTCAACACCGGTTGTTTACGGGAGGCTTGATGATCTACGCGCATCCGCTGGTTGTACGGCGGTGGAACCAAGCCAGGTTGACGCGGAAGTCTTGGCGGCCTTGCGGGCGGGCGATCCCCATGCGCTGGCACAGTGCCTGCACAATGACTTGCAGGCCGCCGCAGAGTCGCTGGCACCTTCCTTGAGCGCCGTTCTGGCGCAGGGGCAGGAGTTGGGGGCGTTAGCCTCGCTGGTATCCGGCTCCGGCCCAACGGTGGCATTTTTAGCCGAAAGCTCGGAGCGGGCCGGCGAACTGGCTGAGGCCCTGGCCAAGTATGGCCATACGGCGTGGGCTGTGGAAGGCCCCGTGCATGGTGCACATTTGGTCCCTTAA
- a CDS encoding ABC-F family ATP-binding cassette domain-containing protein, which translates to MAHLLGGENLSIAFATRTVLDGISVGLEEGDRIGIVGRNGDGKSTLMRLLAGRQTADSGRVTVRGGVQVSYLDQTDVLDGEDTVGFAIVGEAADHEWASNPKIREIMGALVGEVDWHANIHTLSGGQKRRVALAKLLIGDDDVIMLDEPTNHLDVEGVAWLAKHLRQRWRANEGAFVVVTHDRWFLDEVCTRTWEVHDGMIEPFDGGYAAYVLARAERDRMNSVVESKRVQLVKKELAWLRRGAPARTAKPKFRIEAANDLIADVPEPRDTVALSKMATARLGKDVIDLENVSLTYGEGEGAKELFNNITLRLAPGERLGLVGVNGAGKTTLLRLLNGEVEPSSGKVKRGKTVKTAVLTQEVDELDDVMSMRVIEVIEREKRSFEVAGKDMTAGQLVEQLGFTKDKQWTMVKDLSGGERRRLQLLRLLVGEPNVLMLDEPTNDLDTDTLAAVEDVLDGWPGTLVVVSHDRYLLERVTDHQMALLGDGKLRGLPGGVDQYLELRSDAGVGPSAGNSSAATTAPTGATEGQKRDARKVLNRLERQLGKNSAAAAKIHAQMASSVGDYDALAELNAKLAKLATEREGLELEWLGASEVLE; encoded by the coding sequence GTGGCTCATTTGCTTGGCGGAGAAAATCTCAGCATCGCCTTCGCCACCCGAACTGTCCTTGACGGGATCAGCGTTGGGTTGGAAGAAGGGGACCGCATTGGCATTGTGGGACGTAACGGTGACGGTAAATCAACGCTGATGCGCCTGCTGGCCGGGCGGCAAACCGCTGATTCTGGCCGTGTCACAGTGCGTGGCGGGGTTCAGGTGAGCTACCTGGACCAGACAGACGTCTTGGATGGCGAGGACACCGTGGGCTTTGCCATTGTGGGCGAGGCAGCCGATCACGAGTGGGCCTCCAACCCCAAGATTCGCGAGATCATGGGTGCCCTGGTGGGCGAGGTTGATTGGCATGCGAACATCCACACGCTCTCCGGTGGACAGAAGCGGCGCGTGGCCCTGGCGAAGCTGCTGATCGGCGATGATGACGTCATCATGCTCGATGAACCCACTAACCACCTGGACGTTGAGGGCGTGGCCTGGTTGGCCAAACACCTGCGGCAACGCTGGCGGGCCAACGAGGGCGCCTTCGTGGTGGTCACTCACGATCGCTGGTTCCTGGATGAGGTGTGCACCCGCACCTGGGAAGTCCATGACGGGATGATTGAGCCGTTCGACGGCGGTTATGCCGCCTATGTGCTGGCCAGGGCTGAGCGTGACCGGATGAACTCGGTGGTTGAGAGCAAGCGTGTCCAGCTGGTCAAGAAAGAACTGGCGTGGCTTCGCCGCGGCGCACCTGCCCGGACGGCTAAACCAAAGTTCCGTATTGAGGCCGCCAACGATCTCATCGCTGACGTGCCTGAACCGCGCGACACCGTGGCCCTGTCCAAAATGGCTACGGCTCGTTTGGGCAAAGATGTGATTGATCTGGAAAACGTTTCCTTGACGTATGGGGAAGGAGAGGGCGCCAAGGAGCTGTTTAATAACATCACTTTGCGCCTGGCCCCGGGGGAGCGGTTGGGCCTGGTAGGTGTCAATGGTGCCGGCAAGACCACCCTGCTGCGTCTGCTCAACGGCGAGGTTGAACCATCCTCAGGGAAAGTTAAGCGCGGCAAAACTGTCAAGACTGCTGTGCTGACACAGGAAGTTGACGAGCTTGACGACGTCATGTCAATGCGCGTCATAGAGGTCATTGAGCGCGAGAAACGCTCCTTTGAGGTGGCTGGTAAGGATATGACCGCCGGCCAGCTCGTGGAGCAGTTGGGCTTCACCAAGGACAAGCAGTGGACCATGGTCAAGGACCTCTCCGGTGGTGAGCGCCGCCGTCTGCAACTGTTGCGCTTGCTGGTGGGGGAGCCCAACGTGCTCATGCTTGATGAGCCCACTAACGATTTGGACACCGACACACTGGCCGCCGTGGAAGACGTCCTTGACGGTTGGCCGGGCACTCTTGTTGTGGTCTCCCACGATAGGTACCTGCTGGAGCGCGTCACCGATCACCAGATGGCACTGTTGGGTGACGGCAAGCTGCGCGGACTGCCCGGGGGAGTGGACCAGTACCTGGAGCTGCGTTCTGACGCCGGCGTGGGGCCCTCTGCCGGGAACTCGTCCGCGGCCACGACGGCGCCCACTGGTGCCACGGAGGGGCAGAAGCGTGATGCCCGGAAGGTGCTGAACCGGTTGGAGCGTCAGCTGGGCAAAAATTCAGCCGCAGCCGCCAAGATTCATGCGCAGATGGCCTCCAGCGTGGGCGACTACGATGCACTGGCCGAGCTCAACGCCAAGTTGGCCAAGCTTGCCACTGAGCGTGAAGGCCTGGAGCTTGAATGGCTGGGCGCCTCAGAAGTTCTCGAGTAG
- the rsmA gene encoding 16S rRNA (adenine(1518)-N(6)/adenine(1519)-N(6))-dimethyltransferase RsmA, with the protein MTSPAPSPATQPLLGATEIRRLAEEIGVRPTKTLGQNFVIDGNTIRRIVAAANVDPNETVLEVGPGLGSLTLGLLDAAARVVAVEIDPVLAAKLPSTVAAFRPELAGNLEVVLSDAMRITELPGEPTALVANLPYNVAVPVVLHLLENFPSLRHGLVMVQDEVADRMVAGPGSKTYGVPSVKGAWYSQMRKAGVIGMNVFWPAPKISSGLVAFTRHDPPVTRASRAEVFAVIDAAFAQRRKTLRAALAGWAGSAAAAESYLRVAGVDPSARGEVIDVAAFARIAEAKIPFTA; encoded by the coding sequence GTGACCTCCCCCGCTCCCAGCCCCGCAACCCAGCCCCTATTGGGTGCAACCGAAATTCGCCGCCTCGCGGAAGAGATTGGTGTGCGCCCCACCAAAACGCTGGGACAAAACTTTGTCATTGACGGCAACACCATCCGGCGCATTGTCGCTGCCGCCAATGTTGACCCCAATGAGACGGTCCTTGAGGTGGGGCCGGGTCTGGGCTCGCTGACCTTGGGCCTGTTGGATGCAGCTGCCCGGGTTGTGGCCGTTGAGATTGACCCGGTGCTGGCGGCTAAACTACCGTCAACCGTTGCCGCATTCCGCCCCGAACTAGCGGGGAACTTAGAAGTGGTGCTCTCCGATGCCATGCGTATCACCGAACTTCCCGGTGAGCCTACGGCCCTCGTCGCCAACCTGCCGTACAACGTGGCAGTGCCGGTGGTGCTACACCTGCTGGAGAATTTCCCTTCATTGCGTCACGGGCTTGTCATGGTCCAGGACGAGGTGGCAGACAGGATGGTGGCAGGACCGGGCTCCAAAACGTATGGGGTTCCTTCCGTGAAAGGCGCGTGGTATTCGCAAATGCGCAAGGCCGGAGTCATTGGCATGAATGTGTTCTGGCCAGCACCGAAGATCTCTTCAGGACTTGTCGCCTTCACTCGCCATGACCCACCGGTCACCCGCGCATCGCGTGCTGAAGTGTTTGCCGTGATTGACGCAGCGTTTGCCCAACGTCGCAAAACCCTGCGTGCAGCACTAGCTGGCTGGGCTGGCAGTGCAGCTGCGGCCGAATCGTATTTGCGCGTGGCCGGGGTGGATCCTAGTGCCCGTGGTGAAGTCATTGACGTTGCCGCGTTTGCCCGCATCGCCGAAGCCAAGATACCCTTCACGGCATAG